From the Drosophila simulans strain w501 chromosome 2L, Prin_Dsim_3.1, whole genome shotgun sequence genome, the window CGCATAACGCGTACatcccaaaaatatttgaatgtgAAACTTCACAATTTGTAACTAAGCTTTATTTTAATGTCTTCGCTAACgtaattttcttaaaattatttaaatcctCCTTCAGATTATTAAACCTACAAATAGCCTGCTTTTAGAAATTTGGTTATAGAATataaatagaatagaaaatttCTTTTGCATCCTCCACAGTTTTATACTGTACTCCTCCAAAATAACATCACTCCGCTTTCTTTACgttaatgtttgtttttaaactttttttttaaagaagaTCCCACAAATGCTTAAGTTGAGATCAGGACTCtggattttaaatttatgcagcAGCTATCGATTTGGATTTAATGCAGTGTGCCTTGGGTTATTCTCTTCCTGAAGCCAATATTCATTTTCCAGCCCCAATTTTTCAGCACTTGTTTTTATACTAGGTTcgttaaaaattatgaaacaggcagaaggaagcgtttccgactatataaagtatatatattcttctTCATATAGCCATGTTCGTCTGCCGGTCTGTCcatatgaacgtcgaaatctcaggaactatgaaagctagaaggttgagattcagcatacagattctagagacaaagacaagagacgcagcgcaagtttgttgacccatgttaccacgcccacaataAGGCctacaaaccgcacaaaactgccacgcccacactttagaaaaatgtgtaaatattttttcacatttttctttgtcttgtaaatttctatcgatttgaaataaaaaactttttttccaCGCCTACTccaacgccctaaagccgccgaaccggacacgcccacactttggattaatttttaaaattgttctcattttattccccaatatctatcaatatcccagaaaatttcgcgttcgcattcacactagctgagtaaagggtatctgataatcGGGGAACTCGAATATATCATTATCTcttgatatttaaatatttcttaagcGGGGTATGGGATTGAACATAAGAAGAAACGGAGCCATGCAGGGAGCGCTAATCTGCTGCCGCGTAGTGTATAcctaatttaaaaaaatgccaTTTAGCTTctagggaaaataaataattaataattttaatttgttttaaattaatagaaaGCACTGTTCATATATCTACCTTAGGTCACGCCTGCGTTCCATCGAATATATCATTATCtcttgatttttaaatatttcttaagcGGGGTATGGGATTGAACATAAGAAGAAAAGGAGCCATGCAGGGGGCGCTAATCTGCTGCCGAGTAGTGTATAcctaatttaaaaaaatgtcatTTGGCTTctagggaaaataaataattaataattttaatttgttttaaattaatagaaaGCACTGTTCATATATCTACCTTAGGTCACGCCTGCGTTCCATTTTCCACAATTGATTTCCTGATATtatctatatacatttttaaaccaaaagagacaataaattataatttggAATAGCAAACCGGTACATTTTCAGACCAATAATAACGGTATGAAATTGTCAAAAATTTTTACGTTTTGCTTAATGTGAATTGTTTTTCCATTCCGAAAGTTTATTTTGCCTTCTAATActcacttccgtttccgttgcACAAGACCAAAGTGTGTTTCCGCTACCCTTTTACCACTCTATTCGCCATTTGAAACTTTTTTGTACTCATCGAACGAATTATAACAAAACCAATTTTCCATGAAATGCATACAAAAAGACAAcaggaaaaaaacaaattacaaatcaGACAATTAAATACTCATACTCAATACTCGCAAAATGTTtgacatttattaattaaaaataggatAAACtgtatattaattttattcaaattgtcATCGGCAATAAAAGACAgcttatttcaatttatttctttgttcCATTTGGATTTGTCATCTGCATATTGTATGCAACACAGTGGCATAGATTAAAACAATACAGTGTTAAACAATCATTACGAGAAACTGCATTCAGTACTCAAGAATGGTTACAAGGTAGTGTCGTGTTGTGCATAGGGCATCTAGTATCTGGTTTGGGTGAGAAAGGCTTGTgtttaaaatgtgtttttaaataaatctattaGTACCGCAAGCCCCTGTGTAATAATTCTTTTATGTTTCCTTTCGCCAAtcaaagaaatgcatttctttaAAAGCGTTGCAGCAAGAGTAAGTAATATTACCAGTTCCACAAAAATTGCCAATCTGAGCAGCAACTTACTTATTTGTTGCATcggcataaaaatgtttttaacaAAGTCACTGCAACCTTGGGTGATAAGGTCGGGATGATAGCAGTGTGTTGGAACCACTTGTAGATAATCCATATAAGAACGGGGACCCTCCAGTCCACAGCATAAAACCTGTGAAAAGCAAAACCCTTGAAAGGGAAAATGAGTAAAAGCATTGCACATACCGCATTTTCAACCGAAGGCCAATCTGTCTTGTTAAAGTTGGAGTAAGCCAGCCATTTAAGGTTTAAGCTATCCACGAATGTACTATAGC encodes:
- the LOC6733105 gene encoding uncharacterized protein LOC6733105 isoform X2, with the translated sequence MVEGMIKKLTAILFGLVLAVLFRVIIPSTLRLKSAEITINVLNCFNFLTSTVSIILCLNLVSLYLANLRDDWLVLGILVLHWTYFAISKQLEAMNMSYSTFVDSLNLKWLAYSNFNKTDWPSVENAVLCCGLEGPRSYMDYLQVVPTHCYHPDLITQGCSDFVKNIFMPMQQISKLLLRLAIFVELVILLTLAATLLKKCISLIGERKHKRIITQGLAVLIDLFKNTF
- the LOC6733105 gene encoding uncharacterized protein LOC6733105 isoform X1; its protein translation is MVEGMIKKLTAILFGLVLAVLFRVIIPSTLRLKSAEITINVLNCFNFLTSTVSIILCLNLVSLYLANLRDDWLVLGLIPLQILVLHWTYFAISKQLEAMNMSYSTFVDSLNLKWLAYSNFNKTDWPSVENAVLCCGLEGPRSYMDYLQVVPTHCYHPDLITQGCSDFVKNIFMPMQQISKLLLRLAIFVELVILLTLAATLLKKCISLIGERKHKRIITQGLAVLIDLFKNTF